Genomic DNA from Streptomyces venezuelae:
ACCCTCGGGGAGCTGGCGGCGCGCACCTGCGGACGCGGGCACATCAGGCTGGTGGGGGCGGTGGGGGACGCGTCCTGGGCGGCGGACGCGGGGGCCTCGGTGGTAGACCTGGAGCCGTGACGGAACGACTTGACGTGGCGGTACTGCAGCGCAGGCTGGCCGATTTCGCGACGGCGCGCGACTGGGAGCAGTACCACACCCCGAAGAACCTGGCCGCGGCGCTCAGTGTGGAGGCCTCCGAACTGGTCGAGATCTTCCAGTGGTTGACGCCGGAGGAGTCGGCGCGGGTGATGCGGGACCCGGACACGGCGCCCCGCGTGCGGGACGAGGTGGCCGACGTCCTCGCGTATCTGCTGCAGTTCTGCGAGGTCCTCGGAATCGACGCGCTGGCGGCTCTCGCGGCGAAGATCGAGCGGAACGAGTCGCGTTTTCCGGTGCGGGAGGTCCCTGAATCGCGCTGATCGGCGCCCGTGCGGTGCCTCCCCCAGGCGGCCTTCGATCTTGCGATCCGGCATTTTCGTCACTCTCCGGAGTGGATGGCTTGTCCAATCTCGACTGTGTGTCCACAGATTTCGGTCCTGCCCTGGCTTTTCGCCCGGATGGGCCTCACTCTGGGTAGTGGACAGGGGAGTTCGGGCAAGCGTGCGGTGAGTGCGCGCGGGATGCGGGATGGAGGGGCCGGGATGAACGCGACGCGGCTCATCGAGGCGAACCGCCGCGCTCTGGCGCGCAGCCAGGATCCCGCTGACATCGTCGTGGAGGTCTGGCAGTCGCAGGCGCTCGCTCAGGCGATCGGCAACCACCTCGCGGTCGCGGGGCCTCCCGAGTTACGGAGCGAGGCGCTGGGCCTGAGCGAAGTCGGCGGCAGAGCCTGCGGAGTGCTCGACGCCCCGCGCCTCGGGGTGGAGGACATACGGGCGGCGCGGCTGACGGGGACAGGCGACGCGCACGAGGTGCTGCTCGGGCTCGGCAGGCTCCTCGGGGAGGTCGGCATCGCACTCGTCGGTGTCGCCATGGGGGCCGAGGAAGAGGGGGTGTACTGGCAGTGCATGGAGGCGATCGACGCGGCGGACGAGTCCAGGGACCGTGTGCTGGAGATGCTGCGCAGGCTCGCGGTGCGGGCGGAGGGCCTGCCGGAACCCGACTCGGCGGCGGGCCCGGCATGACAGGACCCCCGGCCGGCCCCGCGCCGGGAGGCGGGGCCGCGGAGGTCGGTCGCGGAGCTCGGAGGGGGCGCCGGGTGGTGGTGTCAGAAGCCGCTGTGGCTGTCGTCACCCCGGGGGTGGGACACCGGGGCGGGGGTGCC
This window encodes:
- a CDS encoding nucleotide pyrophosphohydrolase; translation: MTERLDVAVLQRRLADFATARDWEQYHTPKNLAAALSVEASELVEIFQWLTPEESARVMRDPDTAPRVRDEVADVLAYLLQFCEVLGIDALAALAAKIERNESRFPVREVPESR
- a CDS encoding DUF6099 family protein, translated to MNATRLIEANRRALARSQDPADIVVEVWQSQALAQAIGNHLAVAGPPELRSEALGLSEVGGRACGVLDAPRLGVEDIRAARLTGTGDAHEVLLGLGRLLGEVGIALVGVAMGAEEEGVYWQCMEAIDAADESRDRVLEMLRRLAVRAEGLPEPDSAAGPA